The sequence GCGATCAACGCCTGAGCGACCTCGGGCCGGATGCCCGTCAACACCACCTCGACGCCGAGCAGCCGCACCGCCTGCGCGATCCGCGCGAGCGCGCTCGCTGCACGCGTATCGAAGGCGGAGACGCCCGTGAGGTCGACGATGCATATCTGCGCTCCCTTGTCGGAGATCTTGTTGAGGAGCGCCTCTGTCAGCTGCTGCGAGCGGCGCTCGTCGATCGTGCCGATGAGCGGCAGGACAAGCACCTCATCGCAGATCGGGATGATCGGCGTCGACAGCTCGCGGAGGGCGGCAGACTGCGCACGCAGCCGATCCTGGAGCTCCTTCTGCTTGGTGATGACCTCGGTGAACATCATGATGCCGCCGATCCCCCCGCGCTCGTCATGCCACGGGAAGACCTGCCAGCGCACCCACTCGATGCGCCCGTCGGGCCGCTGGAACGAGTCCTCCTCGTGGCGCTCGCTCGCCCCTGCGAGGCAGCGCTGATGGATGTCCTTCCATCGCTGCGGGATCTCGGGGAAGACCTCGTAGTGCGAGAGGCCGGTGATCTCGCGCGGCGCGAGGCCATAGTCTTCGAGCCAGCGCTTGCTCGTCAGCAGGTAACGCATGTCGCGGTCGAACAGCGCGACCGCCGCCGGCATGTAACTCGTCAGGAGCCGCACGTAGTCTGCGAGCCGTTCCACCCCCGCGTCGCGACGGCCCCTGTCCTTCTCGAGCTCGCTCACGCGCCGGCGCAGCCGCTCGATTTCCGCGACGAGCTCGTCGTGATCCCGTCCCTTCATGTCGCACGCTCCCCCCTCTGTTGCCCAGGGCGCGCTCGCGCTCTCGCGCGTCGTCGCGAGTCTATAGCGACCCCGGCCCACGCCCGCAGCCCGTCGCGCGGCTCTTGCCGCCGCCCCGCTTCGCGGCTCAAGCTGCGCGCACGGCGCGCCCCTCGACACGGGCGGCCCCTGCAGCCCCGACCGGCCTCCCGACCCAACGAGAGCCCATGAAAGACCAGATTCCCGGGTTTCTGTTCATCGACCACATCGCCATGGCGGTGCCCGCCGGGCAGCTCGACGCGCAGGTGAAGGCGTACGAGATGCTCGGCTTCCGCGAAGTGCACCGGGAGGAGGTGCGGGGCACGGATCAGGTCCGCGAGGTGATGCTCCGCATCGGCGACAGCGACAACCACGTCCAGCTCCTCGAGCCGCTCTCCGCCGAGTCTCCCGTCCAGAAGCTCATCGACAAGAACGGCGGTCGCGGGGGCTTCGCCCACGTCGCCTACCGGGTCAGCGACGTCCAGGCCGCCTTCGACGAGCTCAAGGCGCGCGGCTTCCGCATCATCGACGCTGCGCCGCGGCCGGGCTCCCGGGGCACGACGATCTTCTTCGTGCACCCCCGATCGCGCGAGGACGCGCCGTTCGGTCACCTCATCGAGGTCGTGCAGTCCCATGGATGACAGGCTCTTCGCCGAGTTCGCGCCGGTCGCGCTCGCGACGTGGAAGCAGGCGCTCCACCGGGATCTCAAGGGCAAGACCGCGGACGACCTCTCCTGGGCGAGCGCCGAGGGGCTCCTCGTGCCGCCGATCTTCGCGCCGGACAGCCCCTCGCTCCCGCCGGCCACGGGTGGCCCGCTCGTGGCGTCGCTGGTCGCCGAGCTCGGGAGCGGCGCGCCGGAGCTGCGCTTCACGATGGGATGCAGCTATTTCCTGGAGATCGCCCGCCTCTGCGCGGCGCGCCTCCTGGCCGAGCTCCTGCGGCCGGGCGCCACGATCACCGCCGTCATCCCGTCGGCCGCGGTCCCTGGCGACGAGGAGCACAAGAA comes from Sorangium aterium and encodes:
- a CDS encoding PAS domain-containing protein produces the protein MKGRDHDELVAEIERLRRRVSELEKDRGRRDAGVERLADYVRLLTSYMPAAVALFDRDMRYLLTSKRWLEDYGLAPREITGLSHYEVFPEIPQRWKDIHQRCLAGASERHEEDSFQRPDGRIEWVRWQVFPWHDERGGIGGIMMFTEVITKQKELQDRLRAQSAALRELSTPIIPICDEVLVLPLIGTIDERRSQQLTEALLNKISDKGAQICIVDLTGVSAFDTRAASALARIAQAVRLLGVEVVLTGIRPEVAQALIALEVELSSIVTRRDLSHGIAFAMAAKKP
- a CDS encoding VOC family protein, coding for MKDQIPGFLFIDHIAMAVPAGQLDAQVKAYEMLGFREVHREEVRGTDQVREVMLRIGDSDNHVQLLEPLSAESPVQKLIDKNGGRGGFAHVAYRVSDVQAAFDELKARGFRIIDAAPRPGSRGTTIFFVHPRSREDAPFGHLIEVVQSHG